atatatatattttaaattagttttatttatagtcaacttctaatattttgccaataatatatataatgacaCGATCAATATCACATCTAAGCATGAAACAATAACGTTATCTTCTCTCTTAAGAGTGTGTGAATCAGACCATACCTGTACCAATGTGTGTTTTAAATGAccttttttattcaaatatcaaacttcaatgaagaaaatatttttgaatgggATTAATGTAatcaaataataacaacaaccGTAAACTTATTAAATGATGTTAGAAGAATATAATTAACACTATTTTAACacctattattattttttatatctaaaacCTCTCTCTTTACTATATAAAGTGTTCGATGTTCatagattatttttaactaaagtaactggaagaaaaaaatataatttagcaTTTTACAAtgtttataagaaattattatcTAATCCAAATTTACGCGTTCCCATTAACCTAGACTCGTAAGAAAactttattaacatttttttcttgtaaatgaGAAAATTTTGTGAAGTTTATAGGACCATCTCAAGCGTATGTATTAGTTGTAATAATTTGTCATTCCCCACCTACAGTATTGGCAGATGACAGAGGCATGGATAATGATGTGCTCATCTTTAGTAGTTGGTGGtttagaaaatgttttaaaaataactttagcTAATTTtatcaagaataaaaatatgtttaatttaaaattaaaatttagaaaagtgAATCAGTTGAATACTTAGAATGTATTGGATACGAGTAATATGGAACTAAATAGAAAGGTTGAAAGACACTTCAGGAAATTTAGAACTGCTAACATTTTATTACAGTTAGAGAAGGTAAACTGTACTCAAAACATATACATATTAGATACTGTTATATCAATCCGCATACgtatgatatatttatattaaatacaactatatatatatatatatatatatatatatatatatatatattacatatcattaatgttataatataatataataaattatttttcatcgattttttaattttaaagcactaaattttgaaaataatgaacTATAATAATCGTTTATgcattatacttttaaatataattaataataaaattattgttttgtcccttttgatgatatttttatagttttatattttttaataaattttggaCCCATTTATCAGCAATGAGTGTATATTGATAAATAATGAATGAAACCTAGggattctttttttaaaaagaagaagaagaagttatAAATGTAAacagattttattttatgatgttcAGCTAtgattatttttacaattttttatataactgttcaattttaataaatcaccatacaaattaagaaatgaaagtttattttaaaatatcagaACAACAAAAGCATGAaatgtaacgccccggcaactcagagggaccatcgactgcccctaTAGATCACCACCAgactttccagtgtgctttgtcctcactcgcacactttctgggaaaacttcccagaaggtcacccatcccagaatttctccaagctaagcacgcttaaccatggagttcttatgggctAGGCTACCGATAGGAACATAattcgaccgttcggatttTAGATCGGAGTTACAGaattagagatattaatttcgtatcttctcagggatctcaatattgcttaatttatgtttttggatcatttatacaaaaattatgatttccgcctcattaaccgttggattggactgaaaattttaccatatgagttaaacatgctgattattagtttgattggttcagatctgtaattaatgatatgagtgaagaaaaatcttttcacgaaatagtaaatttatttgtattgggtaaaaacttggagaaataaatcctgcaagtttgagtaaattagttacccctgTAGTTCTGTCACTAAGTTGTCTCGGTGAAAATATAGATTTTgacctatttgaccgttagatcaacctcaaaatttgatatatgatccctaagaaatattaatacactttgaccgttcggatttgaaaatagaagtctgtaattggagactgtataggtatgggactatacagttgaaggatagcttaaaggaattgatttgactactcatatcaccaaaaatgcatttgtttttcggtagcctagctggaaagcctggtggtgatctgtgggggcagtcgatggtccctctgagttgccggggcgttacatgaaacacaaaacaataattttattataaataaatttaattatgttataatttaaaaatagaatacgtaaatatttttttggttttaaaataaaataaaaagtcattGAAAAGTGTATCTGGAAGAATCCAACTCATggttaagaaaaaagaaattgttataTTAATAAGGCAGAGTAAGGCATCTTGGAAAAATTTGGGAAGGAGTTATCAGCTTCAGCTTGAGGGGGAAATCATTTCACTCTAATTCTATACTTTTTCGGAATTCAATATATGATgctatttaattaattaaaacgtTATAGCATCATCTTTTTTCAACAAAATGTAAGAATTTGTTTATATGCAACGGTTGTTAAAGATGAGGCATGCTTCAGGCTACAAAATTCAGTACTATTTGCAATATAAATTGATTGAACACCATCTCCATTTTTGCACAATCTTTTCAAAAACATGGATTCCTCCTTGAAATTAACTATTGTAGCCATTTTGGTAGCCATGTCAGTCTTTCTCTGGCATGCTTTTCTCAGGAAGAAGATAAACACAGGAGGTAAGAACAATAACAAAGAGGCTCCTGTCCCAGTTGGTGCATGGCCACTCATTGGTCACCTACACCTTCTGGGTGGCCATGACCAACTTCTCTACCGAACACTAGGAACAATGGCTGATCAATATGGACCAGCGTTTAACATCTGGCTCGGTACTCGCAGAGCATTTGTAGTTAGCAGCTGGGAAGTGGCTAAAGAATGTTTCACAACCAATGACAAGGCACTTGCCTCACGCCCCACAACCGTTGCCGCAAAGATTATGGGATACAACTACGCAGTGTTTGGTTTTGCCCCTTACAGTCCCTTTTGGCGTGAGATGAGAAAGATTGCAACTCTTGAACTTCTTTCCAACCGCAGGCTCGAAATGCTGAAGCATGTGAGAGTGTCGGAACTCAGCATGGGCATAAGGGATTTATACAACTCTTGGGTCCAAAACAGGTCTCGGCCTGTGGTTGTGGAACTGAACCGGTGGTTGGAGGATTTGACTCTGAATATGGTGGTTAGAATGGTGGCAGGGAAACGCTACTTCGGTGCCTCTGCAACGTGTGATGATGATGAAGCAAGGCGGTGCCAGAAGGCTATTAATCAGTTCTTTCATCTCATTGGGATTTTTGTGGTTTCAGATGCGCTCCCGTTTCTGCGTTGGTTTGATGTGCAGGGGCACGAGAAGGCAATGAAGAAAACTGCCATGGAGTTGGATGCCATACTTGAAGGGTGGCTACATGAACATCGTATGCAAAGAGTTGATGGTGAAGTTAAAGCTGAGGGCGAACTTGATTTCATAGATGTCATGTTGTCTCTTCAGAAGAGTGGTCAGCTTTCAAATTTCCAATATGATTCCGACACCAGCATCAAATCCACATGTCTCGTAAACTCAACAACctaatttattcattaataacTTACTTTATGTTTCCTTAATCAGCTTTTGTCTCTCTTTATGCATATGTGTGTGTGAAGCTTAAATCTGAAAATCACCAAAATTCTGAAGTTATTATTTCTGACAGTACTTTATAGCTGAAGGTGAAAAGCTTTGAAAGGTAGAAATTACTGAATTTTTGTGTGGGAATATATGCAGGCTATTATACTTGGTGGCAGTGATACCTCGGCCGGAACGCTTACTTGGGCCATCTCATTACTCCTGAACAATCGGCAAGCATTGAAAAAGGCCCAAGAAGAATTGGACCTGAATGTTGGCATGGGTAGGCAGGTTGAGGAGTCAGACATCAGAAACCTTGCATATCTTCAAGCCATTATCAAGGAAACCTTGCGGCTATACCCAGCTGGGCCTCTCCTAGGACCAAGGGAAGCCCAAGAAGATTGCAATGTCGGAGGTTATGATGTCCCTGCTGGAACACGGTTGGTGGTTAACCTGTGGAAGATTCATAGGGATCCAAGGGTGTGGGAAGAGCCTTCTGCTTTCAGACCAGAGAGGTTTCTGACAAGTGATGCTGTTGATGTTCGAGGCCAAAACTTTGAGCTCATTCCCTTTGGGTCTGGTAGAAGGTCTTGTCCTGGCATGTCTTTTGCACTCCAAGTTCTTCACCTGACATTGGCTCGTCTGCTTCATGCATTTGAATTCGCAACTCCATCAGATGAACCGGTTGACATGACGGAGAGTCCCGGTTTAACAATTCCTAAGGCAACTCCCTTGGAGCTTCTTCTCACTCCTCGCCTTCCACCTCAATTATATGCCTACTAAATTAACCATGCATCTTCTAATAAAACCTTTTACCTTATTCTTCAAAATTAACTTCGTCAAATTCCAGTTCTTCATGTTAGGCCATCAGATCACATGAGGCCGTTACAGTGAAAAGTCAGTGTTATATGATATCCTTATATTTTCCATTAAAATATTACCCAAGAGATGAAATAATAATCTCATTTTATACTTGATGATATGCATTTCATCGTATGATATACTAATGGAGTGAAGTGACGGTGTCTTATTTTGTCAAGGTAATTTAAAAGACACTATatggatgaatttgaaaataaattttttatgtttttctaaaGAATTTGGGAATGAAAGGAAATGGATTAGAAACGAAATTTGTGAATAATTTAACtcatgtaataaataaaagaaaaaatttaatagatagtaaataaaaactatcaaattgtttttataagtaaaatgaaataatttttagatgaattaaaattatttttttaaagaactgttattcaataattttgaaaaaaattttgataatgataaattttaaagaatacatcccaatttttgtataaaaaagtgaaagaaaataccaaaatgaaaaatgtaacCATAATCTTCAATATTTTTCACATATGCAGCAAGGCTATTACTCTCAAAGGCTACTAAATATGGTAAATGGATCAAGAATTACAAGAGGATATATAATTAAGAACACACACATGGATATTCATGGAATTGATTCCACAAATCCCAAAATCGATTCCCTTGCCTTTAACCCTTCATGAAATTGGTTCCACTACATCCATAATCGATTCTCAACACTTCACTgtcaaatttttttctaaaggtAAAAATATGCATAGTTTTTCCTcagtgtttgtattttttatgacCCGGTTTTTATGTATAAGTATTTTGGCCCAATTTTTATGCGTAAGTATTTTCATGAGCCAGTCACCTAATTACAATTGGTTCACAGTGCTTGATATGGTGAAAGAAGATTTATTTAATGCATTGAGATAAACacaaatttaataattcatATGTCAAATACGAGCCCCTTTTGTTTGCATGGTGCAGGATGTTGTagctttttgtttgtttgaataatCGTGTTGAAAAGGTTATTTTGTTTGACCGACGAACTAATCATCAAGTCTAATCCACACTCTCACCGTAATTTTAAgacattctttttatttaaaaggcCGCGTAAAATTaagagaatataaatatatttaagtcatatatatatataattattgataagGTTCAAACATTAATTGTAACAATTGAATAAAGAGGACTTGGGATAGATATAAATACCTTTATAAACGTATAAGAAGTTTTATTCTCCTACCGCTtgagaatataaataattttatgtattttgaaaattataatgtaaaatagaataataaaatcatcaaattcattaAACATTGacttaagtatttttttttattttctttctaaaaataaattcttccTATTTTTACTTCCAtaactcaatttaaaaaattctaaaaatctaaaaaaaaaacaagcctTTAATAGAAATTTCACTTATTGAGTGATCTCTACTCCTTTCTTGTctcgtttttttattttttattttttctaaatttttttataatagaattgatgattcaatttgaaaatggtatttccttaattttttttaatcttattaagtaactatttttattttagtatatactttttattatcaattttatttttattaatatattattttattattttatccgttatattttataattatttttaatccacaTAATCtatctaataattattaattttaattttttattataagaatGGATACGCATGTGTTTCCaaatatattgtataaatattagaattattaaaaaaaagtatggcTAAggatatgaaaatataatatacatcCAAATGAGGTCCTGAATTTCACCTtcaattatttaacaaaagtcATTTTCGTGGCCATCGTTGTTTTCCTTTGAACTGTTCGTGCACGTCACTAACATTTTCCTAATTTTCTTCCTCGTGACCGTTAAAGTCAGAGACATTGCTCTCATAGAACTGAAGCGAGAAACATAACTAAGATATTAACATTGGAAAATATAACGCAACTCACTACTCTAAAAACAACAGCACATTGACAACtcttttaatgatatatataatgaacatatgtttataatttaagataaaataaaataaatataattagaaatatattattttaaattatttggtaAATAATGTGTATTCTAAATTCATTAGaatcaatatattaaatttaacatgtccttttaatttaaaatattaatgtatattaaataaatatattatcatttaatcgtaaattattatttttcatttttctaaaaaaaagtaatagtaCCAGCAAAAATATCCTATTTTTTATTCCACTTAtctaataatatcaataaaatcatatttttattttaaaatataaaatcatttaaaatgaatccactataaaagtaaaaataatattttttattagatgttGAAGTTACGTAGAAAAATTAAGTGGtatacataaaaacaaaaattccttaaaaaaaactataagaaCTACTCTCAGCACATTATATTAACACAAATAAACGAATTTTACTTTTGGTGAATGTTTTGTCTACAAAACTATACAAGTTGATCCAAAGCGCGCAACTTGTCATGGAAGCAGCAGCGCTTGCTGGAGTAGCTGTCTTTCTATTACTTAGTTACTTCATCAAATGGGCTACAGCAGGTTCTGCTCGCAAGAAGCCACCGGAAGCAGCCGGTGGCTGGCCTTTAATCGGCCACCTTCGCCTCTTTGGTCGCTCCGCCTGTCAGCCTCTATACGAAACGCTAGGAGGCTTAGCAGACAAGTATGGCCCAATATTCAGCATCCGAATCGGTGTGCATCAGGCGGTAGTGGTGAGCTCTTGGGAGTTAGCGAAGGAGTGTTTTACCACTCTGGACGTTGTTGTCTCATCTCGTCCCAAATTCAGCGCCGCCAAAATCTTGACATACGACTATGCTAGTTTTGCGTTTTCCCCTTACGGAGAATTCTGGCGCGACATGCATAAGATTACGGTTTCGGAGCTATTTTCTACCCGACGTGCTGAACAGCTTCGAGGAATTAGATATTCGGAGGTGCAGAGTTCGTTGAAAGAACTATACGGAACGTGGGTGGAGAAAAAGGGTGATTTGTTGGTGGAGATGAAGGAGTGGTTCGGGAACATGAATCTGAACGTGATTCTGAGGACGGTTGCGGGAAAGCGATACTGTGTGGGGAATGGAGATGAGGAACGGATGAGGGTTCGGAGGGTACTGAGAGAATTCTTTAATTTGATGGGGGTGGTTGTGATTGGGGATGCGATTCCATTTCTTGGTTGGCTTGATTTGGGAGGTGAAGTGAAGGAGATGAAGAAAACGGCTGTAGAAATGGATAGCTTCTTTTCTGAATGGTTAGAAGAACATCGCCAACGAAGAGACTCAGATGGGAAGAAAAGAGAGGAAGACTTCATTGATGTGTTGCTGTCTGCTCTTGACGGGGTCGACCTTGCTGGTCACGATGCCGACACTGTCATTAAAGCCACATGTCTGGTAAGCTGTCTCATAAGTAAAGTTCTTATTGAGTTCAACATACATAGTATATTTGTTTagataagaagaaaaagtaggaaaaaggaaaattaatcaTGGTTAAGATCGAATTAGGCTAGTTGAATAATGGAGATTTTATTGGAAATTTAGAACTGCTAATGGGCTTGTTGCATCTTACAGACATTAATAGCTGCAGCAACGGATACTACAACAGTTACTATGACTTGGGCATTATCGGTATTGTTGAATAATCGCGATGCCTTGAAGAAAGttcaagatgaattggatgagcATGTGGGGATGGAAAAAGCGGTGAATGAATCTGACATAAACAAATTAGTTTACCTTCAAGCTGTCGTTAAAGAGTCAATGAGATTGTATGCAGCTGCACCACTACCTGGTCCGCGTGAATTCACAAGCGATTGTACTTTAGGTGGCTACCATATCCAAGCAGGTACGAGATTGATTTTGAACATTTGGAAGATGCAGAGAGATCCACGTGTATGGGAAAATCCATTGAAGTTTGAGCCAGAAAGGTTCCTCACAAGCCACAAGGGTGTGGATGTGAAGGGTCAACATTTTGAGCTACTTCCCTTTGGTGGCGGAAGAAGGTCGTGCCCTGGCATGTCATTTGCCCTTCAAATGACACACTTAGCTTTAGCAGCTTTTTTGCAAGCATTTAAGGTCACAACACTGAACAATGAACCAGTTGACATGAGTCCCGTATTTGGACTCACACTCATCAAAGCCACCCCGCTTGAGGTTTTAATCCAACCTCGTTTACCACATCAACGTCTCCTTAATAATGTATACTAATTACGTCATTCTCCTTAGCAGCACCTTCAATTGGTAcctatatgtatatatgtagaaTGATCAGACTTGTCTCTGTACAATTTTATGAGCTCAATATTGTGTTCAGactaattacaattattatgaGTTAAATGTTGCACACAAATAAAGTAATGTTTAAACTTTAAACCATAGTTAAAATTCGGGCGCACAATTAAATCAGTTAAAAAgggattttttttaatcttaattcgttaatgaaattattaagaaaacatatcaaaattaaaaaattatataaaaattaaaaaatcattaatcaaatttttaaaaatatatttttatataaaaataaaacccttCGTTATAATCTATTCCATATGCTTTTATATATCTATTTGTCACAAATCTAACTTTGAATATCCCAATTTTACCATCTACGTCAAATTTCACTGTATAAATCAATTAACATTCTACTAGTTTCTTTTCAAATGTACAATCTATTAATTCTACtagtttattttcaaatgtACAATCTATTAATTCTCACATTTCATTTCTTTGTAAGTATATAAGTATCtgttatatactttttttttattgtattagtgACCTTGATTAAGTGTATAAGTTTTGAGGGTATTATTTTTGTCCCTCCAAAATTATTAATCATGATTCGTCTATACgcaattttcatattaattcatTCATCTATAcattttaatgtataaaataaaggttaacttaccataaaataaaatagaatacaattaaaaagaaatgaatGCCTATTAccctttaaaaatattttagacacTATTTTTTTAGCATGAAAACTATTATAACAAATACAtagatgtattttttttcatgaaccCTTGTAAGACCCTGGAAAATAACGTACGTTGGAGTACGCGTGGCAGCTGGAGAACGAGGCACCTCAACAGCGTACGTGGCAGCAGCAGGAAGGAGCATTCCAAcagcggacgcca
This Vigna angularis cultivar LongXiaoDou No.4 chromosome 4, ASM1680809v1, whole genome shotgun sequence DNA region includes the following protein-coding sequences:
- the LOC108342698 gene encoding xanthotoxin 5-hydroxylase CYP82C4 translates to MDSSLKLTIVAILVAMSVFLWHAFLRKKINTGGKNNNKEAPVPVGAWPLIGHLHLLGGHDQLLYRTLGTMADQYGPAFNIWLGTRRAFVVSSWEVAKECFTTNDKALASRPTTVAAKIMGYNYAVFGFAPYSPFWREMRKIATLELLSNRRLEMLKHVRVSELSMGIRDLYNSWVQNRSRPVVVELNRWLEDLTLNMVVRMVAGKRYFGASATCDDDEARRCQKAINQFFHLIGIFVVSDALPFLRWFDVQGHEKAMKKTAMELDAILEGWLHEHRMQRVDGEVKAEGELDFIDVMLSLQKSGQLSNFQYDSDTSIKSTCLAIILGGSDTSAGTLTWAISLLLNNRQALKKAQEELDLNVGMGRQVEESDIRNLAYLQAIIKETLRLYPAGPLLGPREAQEDCNVGGYDVPAGTRLVVNLWKIHRDPRVWEEPSAFRPERFLTSDAVDVRGQNFELIPFGSGRRSCPGMSFALQVLHLTLARLLHAFEFATPSDEPVDMTESPGLTIPKATPLELLLTPRLPPQLYAY
- the LOC108341961 gene encoding cytochrome P450 CYP82D47 → MEAAALAGVAVFLLLSYFIKWATAGSARKKPPEAAGGWPLIGHLRLFGRSACQPLYETLGGLADKYGPIFSIRIGVHQAVVVSSWELAKECFTTLDVVVSSRPKFSAAKILTYDYASFAFSPYGEFWRDMHKITVSELFSTRRAEQLRGIRYSEVQSSLKELYGTWVEKKGDLLVEMKEWFGNMNLNVILRTVAGKRYCVGNGDEERMRVRRVLREFFNLMGVVVIGDAIPFLGWLDLGGEVKEMKKTAVEMDSFFSEWLEEHRQRRDSDGKKREEDFIDVLLSALDGVDLAGHDADTVIKATCLTLIAAATDTTTVTMTWALSVLLNNRDALKKVQDELDEHVGMEKAVNESDINKLVYLQAVVKESMRLYAAAPLPGPREFTSDCTLGGYHIQAGTRLILNIWKMQRDPRVWENPLKFEPERFLTSHKGVDVKGQHFELLPFGGGRRSCPGMSFALQMTHLALAAFLQAFKVTTLNNEPVDMSPVFGLTLIKATPLEVLIQPRLPHQRLLNNVY